The sequence AGGACAAAGGCCGCATGGATCAATACCTCACCTCCGTCCGCGAGGCGGAGATCCGCACGCGGAGGGCCGATGCTTGGCTGGACACGCCGCTGCCCGCCGTCTCCGATGAAGATCGCAAACGCACGAACCGCGATATCGCTGCCACCATGGCGGGTGATTATTTCCGCACGGTTTATGACCTTATGGTGCTGGCGTTTCAGACGGATATGACACGTGTGGCCACATTCAGCTTAGGCGGCGAGGGCCAGGCCATTGCCATCCCTGAAATCGGCATCACGGAATCACGTCATCAGCTCAGCCACCACGGTGGAGATCAGGGCTACATCGAAAAGCTCACCAATTATGACACCTTTGCCATCGAGCAGTTCAGCTACTTCCTTACCCGGCTGGCGGAGACCAAGGACCTGAATGGCAAGTCCTTACTCGGTTCCACCATGGCACTCTTCGGCAGCGGCATGTCTTACGGCCATAGCCATGGTAACGCCAACCTCCCTCTGGTGCTCGCCGGAGGCTCGGACCTCGGTCTGAAGCACGGGCAGCATCTGGATTTCAACAAGATGGCCCCAGGGTTCCAAGGCTACGCGCTCGGCGAGGACGGTGCGCTCACCACCGCGCATTACCAGCTCTGCAGCCGCCCTGCGAACACTGATGCCCACATGAGCAATCTGCTCCTGCTGATGGCCCAGCGCATGGGTGTGGAGACAGACCAATTTGGCGACAGCAACAAGGTGATCGCGTTATGAGTTAGGCCGTGAAGGACGGGGAATGGAGCGATGGAGTCGTGGAATGTTGGAGTAATGGAAACTTCTCCGACTCATCTCTCGCACCCCTTCATTGCTCTCGTCCCATCCACGCCCCGCACTCCATTATTTCAATACCTTATCACTCCTTCCTTCTACCCTCCCATGAACCGAGCTCCCTGGCTGGTGGCCTTTTGCATTAGCCTCTTCTTCTTCA is a genomic window of Prosthecobacter fusiformis containing:
- a CDS encoding DUF1552 domain-containing protein, yielding MSNYLSQSWLIDRRHALKALGSFISLPLLECMVPLRAAAAEKITATPRRSAFIYLANGVHSLNYQITTTGKDYKFSRSLMPLEKHRQVITPISGLHHPGSLSHHHNCINVWLTGGKLGPSDKNTISVDQKMAEITALHTRYPSLEVAITQESLAWTADGVRLPAMRRCSEIFASMFEEPKGGIAAQRRALRRKGSVLDDNLAEVRRLEKKMGSQDKGRMDQYLTSVREAEIRTRRADAWLDTPLPAVSDEDRKRTNRDIAATMAGDYFRTVYDLMVLAFQTDMTRVATFSLGGEGQAIAIPEIGITESRHQLSHHGGDQGYIEKLTNYDTFAIEQFSYFLTRLAETKDLNGKSLLGSTMALFGSGMSYGHSHGNANLPLVLAGGSDLGLKHGQHLDFNKMAPGFQGYALGEDGALTTAHYQLCSRPANTDAHMSNLLLLMAQRMGVETDQFGDSNKVIAL